The following proteins come from a genomic window of Corynebacterium crudilactis:
- a CDS encoding DUF418 domain-containing protein: MSEPATSTHAVAERSAQKTRILSPDIARGIALLGIALANVATAWIPSPSGAAANNIGGIVHDSVFEQIYAVFATMFIHVRGLPMFSTLLGYGVGMIVYSLWRRQYPDTAARGVLLRRYGFLALFGVIHMVFLFWGDIMFFYGIAGMLFAALMTLKDKALWWIAGLMMSVYAVFGVGMSVVLPLILEDSTLAASTGLDLTFASYGEYLGMGVLMVPLQFGILPTEILMLMPLMIVGYIAARHRVLSRVDEFRKPLWIATSVSIAVAVLVGLPWGLSEIGVLPQETVTMFYGLNQALGALSGPGIVAAIALLVQPLQRKINSGDAASFPLPIKMVAALGARSMSGYVAQSILFLIFAQPFTFGIGQGGGILAGAGVALAIWLVTLIGAYVMELAGKRGPFETLHRYVAYGKKGLQDPYVPKHIAGAYPQLPETMPLDKASEKYSQ, from the coding sequence ATGTCTGAACCAGCCACATCGACGCATGCTGTTGCGGAGCGTAGTGCACAAAAAACGAGAATTTTATCGCCAGATATTGCTCGTGGCATCGCACTTTTAGGTATCGCTTTAGCCAATGTGGCAACGGCATGGATACCTAGCCCAAGCGGAGCAGCAGCAAACAATATCGGAGGCATAGTTCACGATTCTGTCTTCGAACAGATCTATGCAGTCTTTGCCACCATGTTTATTCACGTTCGTGGATTGCCCATGTTCTCCACATTGCTGGGCTACGGCGTGGGCATGATCGTCTATAGCTTGTGGCGCCGCCAGTACCCAGATACCGCAGCTAGGGGAGTGTTGCTGAGACGATATGGTTTCTTAGCCCTTTTTGGCGTGATCCATATGGTGTTCTTATTTTGGGGCGACATCATGTTTTTCTATGGGATTGCAGGCATGCTCTTTGCCGCATTGATGACCTTAAAAGATAAAGCTCTGTGGTGGATCGCTGGCCTGATGATGTCAGTCTATGCAGTATTTGGTGTGGGGATGAGCGTTGTGCTGCCTCTGATTTTGGAGGATTCCACCTTAGCTGCCTCCACTGGTCTGGATCTTACTTTTGCTTCCTACGGGGAATACCTCGGCATGGGAGTACTCATGGTTCCTTTGCAATTTGGCATACTCCCAACGGAAATTTTGATGCTCATGCCCCTGATGATCGTGGGCTATATTGCGGCTCGTCACCGAGTACTGTCTAGGGTTGATGAGTTTAGAAAGCCACTGTGGATTGCCACCTCGGTGTCCATCGCGGTTGCGGTCCTCGTCGGACTTCCATGGGGCCTCTCCGAAATTGGTGTTCTACCCCAAGAAACCGTGACTATGTTCTATGGATTGAACCAAGCATTGGGCGCTCTCAGTGGACCTGGCATCGTGGCAGCTATAGCTTTGCTGGTTCAGCCATTGCAGCGCAAAATTAATAGTGGTGATGCAGCGTCATTTCCGCTTCCCATCAAGATGGTTGCAGCGCTTGGCGCACGTTCCATGAGCGGCTATGTTGCGCAATCAATCCTGTTCCTTATTTTCGCCCAACCTTTTACTTTCGGAATTGGCCAAGGTGGCGGAATCCTTGCAGGTGCGGGCGTCGCATTAGCTATCTGGCTAGTCACTCTGATTGGTGCGTATGTCATGGAATTAGCTGGAAAACGCGGTCCTTTTGAAACTTTGCACCGCTATGTGGCCTACGGCAAAAAGGGACTTCAGGACCCTTATGTACCGAAACATATCGCAGGCGCATATCCGCAGCTTCCCGAAACGATGCCTTTAGACAAAGCATCGGAAAAATACTCTCAATAA
- a CDS encoding DUF4190 domain-containing protein, producing the protein MTTPNYPYNDDSGSQNPFNDAPYGANQPGPYDSSYTGGFENSPLNSAKNTAATWALGLGIASLVSLLAVFTVVGAFLALLAPAFALAGIIVAIVALVKAKKINGPGKRKGFAITGLILSILTLVVLIGITIIAVTLFANSGLVECANLPDAAAQQQCVEDIINGY; encoded by the coding sequence ATGACCACTCCGAATTACCCTTATAATGATGATTCCGGTTCCCAGAACCCTTTTAATGACGCACCTTATGGGGCGAACCAACCTGGTCCATACGATTCCTCGTACACCGGTGGATTTGAAAACTCTCCACTGAACTCGGCCAAAAATACAGCAGCAACATGGGCTTTGGGCCTAGGTATCGCATCCCTTGTCTCACTTCTGGCAGTGTTCACTGTCGTTGGTGCTTTCTTGGCGCTTCTTGCTCCAGCTTTTGCTCTCGCAGGCATCATCGTTGCCATTGTTGCCCTAGTAAAGGCGAAAAAGATTAATGGCCCAGGAAAGCGTAAAGGTTTCGCGATCACTGGCCTGATCTTGTCGATTCTGACACTTGTAGTGCTCATCGGTATTACCATTATTGCTGTCACGCTTTTCGCTAATTCCGGACTTGTAGAATGCGCAAACTTGCCTGATGCTGCAGCTCAACAGCAGTGTGTTGAAGACATTATCAACGGATACTAA